A stretch of Candidatus Omnitrophota bacterium DNA encodes these proteins:
- a CDS encoding YbaB/EbfC family nucleoid-associated protein: protein MFDKMKGLFEMQKKMQEIKRQLENTNFDIQSSDGVVKITMNGSQEVKEIVIKDNLGESEKARLSSSLKDTFNRAIKRSQEVAAQKMKDVTGFNIPGLT, encoded by the coding sequence ATGTTTGACAAAATGAAGGGGTTGTTTGAGATGCAGAAGAAGATGCAGGAGATCAAGCGGCAATTGGAGAACACGAATTTTGATATCCAGAGTTCTGACGGCGTGGTGAAAATTACGATGAATGGTTCTCAGGAGGTAAAAGAGATCGTGATCAAGGATAATCTTGGAGAATCGGAAAAGGCGCGCCTGAGCAGTTCATTAAAAGATACCTTTAACCGCGCGATCAAGCGTTCGCAGGAAGTGGCGGCGCAGAAGATGAAGGATGTGACTGGGTTTAATATCCCGGGATTAACTTGA
- a CDS encoding VanZ family protein has translation MKLFKLWLPVAVWAGVIFFFSSISDLKTGLECDFLLRKIAHITEYFIFTFLLYRAFRCSFKTNAFRLFMYPAAFSLLYAISDEIHQCFILGRCCSRKDVLVDAIGIIGFYILIRFKKGRLCLTK, from the coding sequence GTGAAATTATTTAAGTTATGGTTGCCGGTGGCGGTTTGGGCGGGGGTTATTTTTTTCTTCTCAAGCATCTCTGATTTAAAGACGGGCCTTGAATGTGATTTTTTATTAAGAAAAATAGCCCATATTACTGAATATTTTATTTTCACTTTTCTTTTGTATAGGGCATTTAGGTGTTCGTTCAAGACGAACGCTTTCCGTCTTTTTATGTACCCGGCTGCCTTTTCGTTGCTCTATGCTATTTCTGATGAAATTCATCAGTGTTTTATTCTGGGCAGGTGTTGTTCCCGTAAAGATGTTTTGGTTGATGCTATCGGTATTATCGGTTTCTATATTCTCATCAGATTTAAGAAAGGACGCTTATGTTTGACAAAATGA
- a CDS encoding CopG family transcriptional regulator, with the protein MKKMNSKADMPVGKLIRIKDFLPPPEALAMPEETIKITLALKKSSVEFFKHKAGQYHTKYQRMIRELIDRYALQHSSS; encoded by the coding sequence ATGAAGAAAATGAATAGTAAGGCGGATATGCCTGTTGGAAAATTAATTAGAATTAAAGATTTTTTGCCTCCTCCTGAGGCGTTAGCCATGCCGGAGGAAACCATAAAAATCACATTGGCTTTAAAGAAGTCAAGCGTGGAATTTTTTAAGCACAAGGCAGGGCAGTATCATACAAAGTACCAGAGGATGATTCGCGAGTTAATAGATAGATACGCCTTGCAGCATTCCTCATCGTAG
- a CDS encoding BrnT family toxin: protein MDKEFVSFIWDEEKELANIHKHGVNFTTAARAFKDPKRKVYTDSKHSKKEERLFCIGKVGDKILTVRFTSRGGKIRIFGAGYWRKGVRYYEENE from the coding sequence ATGGATAAGGAATTTGTAAGTTTTATCTGGGACGAAGAAAAGGAATTAGCCAATATCCATAAGCATGGAGTTAATTTTACAACGGCCGCGAGGGCTTTCAAAGACCCCAAAAGGAAAGTTTATACTGATTCAAAACATAGCAAGAAAGAAGAAAGATTATTTTGTATCGGAAAAGTTGGAGATAAGATCTTGACAGTCAGATTTACTTCTCGCGGCGGAAAAATTAGAATATTCGGTGCTGGTTATTGGAGGAAAGGAGTTCGGTACTATGAAGAAAATGAATAG